From the genome of Colletotrichum destructivum chromosome 10, complete sequence, one region includes:
- a CDS encoding Putative glycosyl transferase family 39/83, glycosyltransferase 39, Mir domain superfamily, translated as MAATKAVRSQSPKLEKPANGVNGKAPVKLESSYKSDGVEDNDIFLLPVSDYQIMLGLTFLAAIVRLFRIYQPTSVVFDEVHFGGFASKYIKGKFFMDVHPPLAKMLIALTGWLAGFNGDFDFKEIGKDYLEPGVPYVAMRMFPAVCGILLAPLMFLTLKATGCRTTTALMGSGLIIFENGLLTQARLILLDSPLMVATAFTALSFQSFTNQHEQGPEKAFQLSWWFWLLMTGLGLGTTVSIKWVGLFTIAWVGSLTLIQLWVLLGDTRNVTPRVWAKHFMARAFALVIIPLGFYMAMFAIHFLCLVNPGDGDGFMSSEFQSTLNSKGMQDVAADVAFGSRVSIRHVNTQGGYLHSHPLMYPTGSKQQQITLYPHKDENNLWLLENQTQPLGINGEQINGTQAWNNLPEPVFIKDGDVVRLYHMPTFRRLHSHDVRPPVTEADWQNEVSAYGYEGFEGDANDLFKIEIVKKKSLSSVSKERLRTIETKFRLVHIMTGCVLFSHKVKLPEWASEQQEVTCARGGTLPNSLWYVEYNEHPQLTGDNVEKVNYRNPGFFGKFWELQKVMWKTNAGLVESHAWDSRPSAWPILKRGINFWGRDNRQIYLLGNPIVWWSSTLAVVVYVLFKGIATLRWQRNCNDYSNTIFKRFDYEIGTAVLGWAFHYFPFYLMDRQLFLHHYFPALYFAVMAFCSTFDFATARISLGGIRNNPIVNRVSAVAFLVLTAVVFVLFSPLAYGNPWTKAECNRVKVLSSWDFDCNTFHDNYSQYTPLLTHKSSISGATPTPAKSEAPAAPIGGQAGQIPIGDALNEQLKEAAISGVPIQNVLSREEKVEYRDQDGNLLDEEQVKALEGKVEFKTKYETRTRVVDASGNEVQMPEGGWPQEQGGNVAPPHPDVQGVDPETKAKAEDSSVPKVAESVQGQKEAEQKKAKPASDGGKEATAQEEL; from the exons ATGGCCGCCACCAAAGCCGTTCGCTCCCAGAGCCCCAAGCTTGAGAAGCCTGCCAATGGCGTCAATGGCAAGGCCCCCGTCAAGCTCGAGTCGAGCTACAAATCCGACGGTGTGGAGGACAACGATATTTTTCTCCTGCCCGTCTCCGACTATCAGATCATGCTGGGCTTAACCTTTCTCGCCGCCATTGTTCGCCTTTTCCGCATCTATCAACCCACCAGCGTCGTCTTTGACGAAGTTCA TTTCGGTGGCTTCGCTTCGAAATACATCAAGGGGAAATTCTTCATGGATGTTCACCCGCCCTTGGCCAAGATGCTGATTGCGCTGACCggttggctggctgggttTAACGGCGACTTCGACTTCAAGGAGATTGGCAAGGACTACCTCGAGCCCGGTGTCCCTTACGTTGCTATGCGCATGTTCCCTGCTGTCTGTGGCATCCTCTTGGCCCCTCTCATGTTCCTCACTCTGAAGGCCACTGGATGTCGCACCACAACAGCTCTGATGGGCTCCGGTCTGATCATTTTCG AGAACGGTCTCCTTACTCAGGCCCGTCTTATTCTCCTCGACTCCCCGCTCATGGTTGCGACCGCCTTCACTGCTCTCTCCTTTCAATCCTTCACCAACCAGCACGAGCAAGGCCCCGAGAAGGCCTTCCAGCTTAGCTGGTGGTTCTGGTTGCTGATGACCGGTCTGGGCCTAGGAACAACGGTCAGCATCAAGTGGGTTGGTTTGTTTACCATCGCCTGGGTCGGAAGCTTGACCCTCATTCAACTCTGGGTTCTCCTCGGAGACACCAGGAATGTCACTCCGCGCGTTTGGGCCAAGCACTTTATGGCTCGTGCCTTTGCCCTGGTCATCATTCCGCTGGGCTTCTACATGGCCATGTTCGCCATCCACTTCCTCTGCCTGGTCAACCcgggtgacggtgacggctTCATGAGTTCCGAGTTTCAGTCCACACTCAATTCTAAAGGCATGCAGGATGTCGCAGCCGACGTCGCCTTTGGCAGCCGTGTCAGCATCAGACATGTCAACACTCAGGGAGGCTACCTGCACTCCCACCCGCTCATGTATCCCACCGGTagcaagcagcagcaaaTCACCCTTTACCCCCACAAGGACGAGAACAATCTCTGGCTTCTCGAGAATCAGACACAGCCCCTCGGAATCAACGGCGAACAGATCAACGGAACCCAGGCCTGGAATAACCTCCCTGAGCCCGTCTTCATCAAGGACGGCGATGTCGTTCGCCTGTACCACATGCCCACCTTCCGCCGTCTGCACTCTCATGACGTCCGCCCCCCTGTAACGGAGGCTGACTGGCAAAACGAGGTTTCCGCTTACGGTTACGAGGGCTTCGAGGGTGACGCCAACGATCTCTTCAAAATTGAGATCGTCAAGAAGAAGTCGCTCAGCTCTGTTTCCAAGGAACGCCTTCGCACCATTGAGACCAAATTCAGACTGGTTCACATCATGACTGGCTGCGTTCTTTTCTCTCACAAGGTCAAGCTCCCCGAGTGGGCTTCCGAGCAACAGGAGGTCACTTGCGCTAGAGGAGGCACGCTCCCTAACAGTCTGTGGTATGTCGAGTACAACGAGCACCCCCAGTTGACTGGCGACAACGTTGAGAAGGTGAACTACCGTAATCCGGGCTTCTTCGGCAAATTTTGGGAGCTTCAGAAGGTCATGTGGAAGACCAATGCCGGTTTGGTCGAATCCCACGCCTGGGACTCTCGTCCCAGCGCGTGGCCGATTCTCAAGCGTGGTATCAACTTCTGGGGCAGGGATAATCGTCAGATCTATCTGCTGGGCAACCCCATCGTGTGGTGGAGCTCTaccctcgccgtcgttgtctATGTTCTCTTCAAGGGCATTGCGACCCTTCGCTGGCAACGCAACTGCAATGACTACTCCAACACCATCTTCAAGCGGTTTGACTACGAGATAGGCACTGCCGTGCTAggctgggccttccactaCTTCCCCTTCTACCTGATGGACCGTCAGCTCTTCCTCCATCACTACTTCCCGGCTCTTTACTTCGCTGTCATGGCATTCTGCTCGACCTTTGACTTTGCGACTGCTCGAATCTCGCTTGGTGGCATCCGCAACAACCCCATTGTCAACCGCGTCAGCGCTGTCGCCTTTTTGGTTCTCACAGCTGTCGTTTTCGTTCTGTTCTCTCCCCTGGCCTACGGCAACCCTTGGACTAAGGCTGAGTGCAACCGTGTCAAGGTCCTCAGCTCGTGGGATTTCGACTGCAACACCTTCCATGATAAC TACTCTCAGTATACGCCACTGCTCACCCACAAATCCTCTATCTCTGGTGCCACCCCAACACCCGCAAAGTCCGAGGCTCCCGCCGCCCCTATCGGTGGACAAGCGGGTCAGATTCCCATCGGTGATGCCTTGAACGAGCAGCTGAAAGAGGCCGCCATCTCCGGTGTCCCGATTCAGAACGTGCTCTCCCGTGAGGAGAAGGTCGAGTACCGGGACCAGGACGGTaacctcctcgacgaagaGCAGGTCAAGGCATTGGAGGGCAAGGTCGAATTCAAGACAAAATATGAGACGCGGACacgcgtcgtcgacgccagtGGAAACGAAGTACAGATGCCCGAGGGCGGTTGGCCGCAAGAGCAAGGCGGCAACGTTGCCCCGCCTCATCCTGATGTTCAGGGAGTGGATCCTGAGAcgaaggccaaggccgaagACTCATCCGTTCCCAAGGTCGCCGAGAGCGTCCAGGGTCAAAAGGAGGCCGAACAGAAGAAGGCTAAGCCTGCAagcgatggcggcaaggaggcTACTGCTCAGGAAGAGCTTTAA
- a CDS encoding Putative GDP/GTP exchange factor Sec2, guanine nucleotide exchange factor RAB3IL/RAB3IP/Sec2, giving the protein MDSFIAVAGWAQHTSPQPGGRPFGHFRSLSTMARSPSPSPRATRTASRAPSVADMSILSSSVASSPALRPTTISSPDDDGELSTLPDPRSRAMSPASEADTVHHPDLNDEVATLSAKLINAINHQTTLDDTLSATRQELERAREKIKHLEEQTESQREMLAGDIWIRRKTAEDEKKTIMLRVTQEKKLREDAEKEKKRIEQELENLTTALFEEANNMVISAKEEARLEQEALQKKNDHLRSQLGDMEALLTSQQQQLADLKHVMEQMTAGKEDTMTGTAPSSPGFSKLDIKDDEGPEGFVASPPADPTTPTYPTSLTHLIQPVLRTDLGAYEDFVNLTRLSRNRAGSRVSSGSFNGLNGLGLGMGGSTSSAHPSNASTASLSTTGTPATSSPQTPNTPASVSSAASSNLGPPPPALKETKFFKRVLAEDVEPTLRLDIAPGLSWLARRSVLNAMSDGSIVVEPIPINAPFASLVKPQFYSCSLCGDTRKDEEHLRTYRFRTSESDTAQRYPLCKYCLGRVRSTCDFLNFLRILKDGHWRADDEDAEKAAWEESVRLRERMFWSRIGGGVIPAGHPVTSSDKSPRISQESASVDAAPKTAATAVESSGDDATPFATPSEETVIPLDPVASPARPETPCPSHRNSIQSLSPGNDDITAMERDRHLSINIPITQKQQPMVHTSE; this is encoded by the exons ATGGATTC TttcatcgccgtcgctggCTGGGCACAACACACCAGCCCTCAACCCGGCGGGAGACCTTTTGGCCACTTCAGATCCCTCTCCACCATGGCCCGATCACCGTCCCCCAGCCCGAGGGCTACGAGAACTGCGAGTAGAGCACCGTCCGTTGCTGATATGTCCATTCTGTCTTCTTCTGTTGCGTCTTCACCGGCGCTGCGGCCTACGACAATATCATCTCcagacgatgacggcgaacTCAGCACCTTGCCAGATCCGCGCAGCCGAGCTATGAGCCCTGCAAGCGAAGCCGATACTGTCCATCACCCCGATTTAAACGACGAAGTTGCCACTTTGAGCGCCAAGTTAATCAACGCTATCAATCATCAGACGACTCTTGATGACACACTCTCTGCTACGAGGCAGGAGTTGGAAAGAGCACGCGAAAAGATAAAGCACTTGGAGGAGCAAACCGAATCTCAACGGGAAATGCTTGCTGGCGACATTTGGATTCGTCGGAAGACCGCagaagatgagaagaagacaatTATGCTCCGTGTTACGCAAGAGAAGAAGCTACgggaggacgccgagaaggagaagaaaagaatcGAACAAGAACTGGAGAACCTGACCACGGCCTTGTTTGAAGAGGCCAACAACATGGTCATTTCTGCCAAGGAAGAGGCGCGACTGGAGCAGGAAGCCCTTCAGAAGAAAAACGATCACCTCAGGTCTCAGCTGGGCGATATGGAGGCCTTGCTGACCtcgcagcaacagcaacttGCTGATCTCAAACACGTCATGGAGCAAATGACCGCTGGTAAAGAAGATACTATGACCGGAACTgctccctcctcgcccggctTCAGCAAACTAGATATTaaagacgacgagggcccGGAGGGGTTTGTCGCCTCGCCTCCTGCGGACCCGACTACGCCGACTTATCCTACGAGCTTGACACATCTCATCCAGCCAGTTCTCAGAACCGACTTGGGTGCATATGAGGATTTTGTCAACCTCACACGTTTGTCTCGGAATCGCGCGGGAAGCCGTGTTTCGTCCGGCTCGTTCAATGGGCTTAACGGACTCGGCCTTGGTATGGGGGGTAGCACTTCGAGCGCCCATCCCTCCAACGCCTCAACTGCTTCTCTGTCTACCACCGGAACCCCTGCAACATCGTCGCCACAGACACCCAACACCCCGGCCTCCGTCTCAAGCGCAGCTTCATCCAATTTGGGGCCGCCCCCACCGGCTCTCAAAGAAACAAAGTTTTTTAAACGTGTCTtggccgaggatgtcgaaCCGACGCTCCGACTAGACATTGCCCCGGGTCTTTCTTGGCTTGCGCGTCGCAGCGTTTTGAATGCTATGAGTGACGGCTCGATTGTAGTCGAGCCAATTCCTATCAATGCGCCGTTTGCATCACTTGTCAAGCCACAATTTTACTCTTGCTCTTTGTGTGGTGATACCCGCAAAGACGAGGAGCACCTGCGAACTTACCGCTTCCGAACGAGCGAGTCCGACACAGCACAACGGTATCCCCTTTGCAAGTATTGCTTAGGCCGTGTGAGGTCTACTTGCGACTTCCTCAATTTTCTACGCATACTGAAAGACGGTCATTGGCGAGCGGATGATGAGGACGCGGAGAAGGCAGCTTGGGAGGAGAGTGTTCGCCTGCGCGAGCGAATGTTTTGGTCTCGCATAGGCGGCGGTGTTATCCCAGCTGGCCATCCTGTCACTTCCTCGGATAAGAGCCCAAGAATCAGCCAAGAGAGTGCCTCTGTGGATGCTGCACCAAAGACAGCCGCGACGGCAGTAGAAAgctccggcgacgacgccacTCCCTTTGCCACCCCTTCAGAGGAGACCGTGATTCCGCTAGACCCGGTGGCCTCGCCGGCTCGGCCAGAAACACCTTGCCCCAGTCATCGAAACTCGATACAATCTTTGTCACCTGGGAATGATGACATTACAGCAatggagagagacagacatCTCTCTATCAACATCCCCATTACGCAGAAACAGCAGCCTATGGTCCACACCTCCGAATGA